A single region of the Moorena sp. SIOASIH genome encodes:
- a CDS encoding reverse transcriptase N-terminal domain-containing protein — MEKIASNPIGNGIVTEQTTHWHSINWKKAYRSVRKLRRRIFLATREGNWKKVNKLQRLMLRSYSNILISVRQAAQLNKGKNTPGIDKIAKLDPNLRGELVDALRDYKAWTPIPTKRVYIPKSNGKKRPLGIPGMIDRCIQGIVKNARLANMGSFI; from the coding sequence ATGGAAAAGATAGCATCGAACCCAATAGGGAACGGTATCGTAACTGAACAAACTACCCACTGGCACTCCATCAATTGGAAGAAAGCCTACAGGTCAGTAAGGAAGCTCAGACGTAGAATATTCCTCGCGACTCGTGAAGGCAATTGGAAAAAGGTGAATAAACTACAACGCCTGATGCTACGTAGTTATTCCAACATACTCATTTCCGTAAGACAGGCAGCGCAACTCAACAAAGGTAAAAATACCCCTGGGATTGACAAAATAGCCAAATTAGACCCCAACCTCAGAGGAGAGTTGGTCGATGCTCTCAGAGATTACAAAGCCTGGACACCAATTCCTACCAAACGTGTATACATTCCCAAATCCAACGGTAAAAAACGCCCCTTAGGAATACCTGGCATGATTGACAGATGCATACAAGGCATCGTCAAGAATGCACGCTTAGCCAACATGGGAAGCTTTATTTGA
- a CDS encoding TlyA family RNA methyltransferase, which produces MVKQRLDKLLVDLNLCESRQRAQVLIRAGEVMVDGQVLDKPGTEINTTAQIQVKEKPPYVSRGGQKLAKALDVFGISVNGRICLDGGISSGGFTDCLLKAGAKQVYGVDVGYGQVAWSLRNDQRVVLKERTNLRYLQPADLYGVSPIPNQSQVYADLGVVDVSFISLTKIIPALWQLLSPPREVVLLVKPQFEVGRDRVGKKGVVRDPHHQADAIANVLESAKQLGWQYKGLISSPITGPAGNIEYLLWLAMDSVLPYPDLAAIREITINRE; this is translated from the coding sequence TTGGTTAAACAACGACTCGACAAATTATTAGTAGACCTTAACCTGTGTGAATCCCGACAGCGAGCTCAGGTGCTGATTCGTGCCGGTGAAGTAATGGTAGATGGACAAGTATTAGATAAGCCAGGAACTGAAATTAACACCACCGCTCAGATTCAGGTCAAAGAGAAACCCCCTTATGTATCCAGAGGAGGGCAAAAACTTGCCAAAGCCTTGGACGTATTTGGAATTTCAGTAAACGGACGCATTTGCCTAGATGGTGGCATTTCCAGCGGTGGCTTCACCGACTGCTTGCTAAAAGCTGGAGCAAAACAGGTTTATGGTGTTGATGTCGGATATGGACAAGTTGCCTGGAGTCTGCGCAATGACCAGCGGGTGGTCTTGAAAGAACGTACCAACTTACGCTATCTTCAGCCAGCGGACTTGTACGGTGTTTCACCAATCCCGAATCAGAGTCAAGTCTATGCTGATTTAGGCGTAGTCGATGTTTCCTTTATTTCCTTAACCAAAATTATTCCTGCTCTGTGGCAACTGCTATCCCCTCCCCGTGAGGTAGTGTTGCTAGTCAAGCCTCAGTTTGAAGTTGGTCGTGACCGTGTCGGGAAAAAGGGAGTAGTCAGAGACCCCCATCACCAGGCGGATGCGATCGCAAACGTTCTAGAATCCGCCAAACAGCTAGGTTGGCAGTACAAAGGATTAATCTCCTCTCCCATTACTGGCCCCGCCGGGAATATCGAGTACTTACTTTGGCTAGCCATGGATAGCGTATTACCCTACCCCGATTTAGCCGCAATTAGAGAGATTACCATCAACAGGGAATAG
- a CDS encoding HNH endonuclease signature motif containing protein, which yields MYLQKLAWTPIKRHTLVQYMNSPDDPNLIGYWEQRKIKQMEKTAKGRLSAGKDKIANRQNYTCPVCNQLLGTNGIHIHHIIPKHLGGTDKYDNLVYLHEDCHHSIHALGALNPDIQKMLKAGIKKPSLKRNKSQKVQTRKSKKRVGSDK from the coding sequence ATGTATTTACAAAAACTTGCATGGACTCCCATCAAACGCCATACCTTAGTCCAATACATGAATAGCCCTGATGACCCCAATCTAATTGGGTACTGGGAACAGAGGAAAATCAAACAAATGGAAAAGACGGCGAAAGGGAGACTATCGGCAGGAAAGGACAAAATAGCAAACCGGCAGAATTACACCTGCCCAGTTTGTAATCAATTATTGGGTACAAATGGCATACATATACACCACATTATACCCAAACACCTAGGTGGAACAGACAAGTATGATAATCTAGTCTATCTACATGAAGATTGCCACCATTCCATTCATGCCTTGGGTGCCCTCAATCCCGACATACAGAAAATGCTGAAAGCCGGGATAAAAAAACCCTCTTTGAAGCGGAACAAAAGCCAAAAGGTACAAACCCGCAAATCTAAGAAAAGAGTAGGCAGTGATAAATGA
- a CDS encoding reverse transcriptase domain-containing protein, giving the protein MVKHSELWKSQQWKKLRQNLFRLQKRVYKAVRAGDLKKARSLQKLILKSRSAQLLAVRQVTQLNKGKKTAGVDGKSSLNYRERMELVETLNDYAHDWKHSRLREIPIPKKNGKVRMLKIPTIADRAWQCLIKLALEPAHEATFSGDSYGFRTGRCAQDVQKRLFLHLASKHNGINKRVIELDIKKCFDRINHSSIMERLIAPAKIKTGIYRCLKAGVSVQFPDQGTPQGGVVSPLLANVALNGIENIHPSLRYADDMVFILKPKDDADKILNKVKAFLAERGMEISEEKTKLTKTTDGFDFLGWRFRVRKDEKLSCIPSEENHRNIRKKIKTVVNHSNYGAEVKAKKLAPIVRGWRNYHSSCDMSSSRDKLWFMNHTAHRKFRKEKKVSRYRASELCKKAFPKVGYKQNQHVNVKGTKSPYDGDLVYWSQRNSRLYSDATSEALKKQNHSCGHCRLKFLEGESVHLHHVDGNHDNWSEKNLLAVHQSCHQQIHWSKPKGRS; this is encoded by the coding sequence ATGGTAAAACATAGTGAACTTTGGAAAAGCCAACAGTGGAAGAAACTCCGCCAGAATCTTTTCCGCCTACAAAAACGAGTATATAAAGCGGTTCGAGCTGGGGACTTAAAGAAAGCACGGTCATTACAGAAACTGATACTGAAATCCCGTTCAGCACAACTTTTGGCAGTCCGACAAGTGACACAGCTCAATAAGGGCAAGAAAACGGCTGGAGTTGACGGAAAGTCAAGCCTCAACTACAGAGAACGGATGGAACTGGTAGAAACATTGAACGACTACGCCCATGACTGGAAGCATAGCCGACTTCGTGAAATCCCAATCCCTAAAAAGAACGGGAAAGTAAGAATGTTAAAGATACCTACCATAGCCGACCGAGCATGGCAATGTCTAATAAAGCTAGCCCTTGAACCAGCCCATGAGGCCACGTTCAGCGGAGATAGTTACGGGTTCAGAACGGGCAGGTGCGCCCAAGACGTCCAAAAACGCCTGTTCTTGCATTTGGCATCAAAGCACAATGGAATTAACAAGCGCGTCATAGAACTAGACATTAAGAAATGCTTCGACCGAATCAACCACAGCTCCATAATGGAAAGGCTTATAGCACCAGCAAAAATTAAAACGGGGATATACAGATGCTTAAAAGCAGGGGTATCCGTTCAGTTTCCTGACCAGGGCACCCCTCAAGGGGGAGTGGTGAGTCCTTTACTTGCAAATGTGGCATTAAACGGAATAGAAAACATTCACCCAAGTCTACGATATGCAGACGACATGGTGTTTATCCTAAAACCAAAAGACGATGCTGATAAAATTCTTAATAAAGTCAAGGCATTCTTGGCAGAAAGAGGAATGGAAATCAGTGAAGAAAAGACCAAGCTAACTAAAACGACAGACGGGTTTGACTTCCTGGGGTGGAGATTCCGCGTCAGAAAAGACGAAAAATTATCATGCATTCCCTCAGAGGAAAATCATAGGAATATACGTAAGAAGATTAAAACCGTAGTCAACCACTCGAATTATGGTGCTGAAGTAAAAGCTAAGAAACTAGCCCCTATCGTTCGCGGATGGCGTAACTACCACAGCAGCTGCGACATGAGCAGTTCCAGGGATAAACTATGGTTCATGAACCACACCGCCCACCGAAAGTTCCGAAAGGAAAAGAAAGTAAGTCGGTATAGAGCTTCTGAACTATGTAAAAAGGCATTCCCAAAGGTAGGATATAAACAAAATCAACACGTAAACGTAAAGGGGACTAAGTCACCTTACGACGGTGACCTAGTCTACTGGAGCCAAAGGAATTCACGCCTTTACTCCGATGCTACATCTGAAGCATTGAAAAAGCAAAACCATTCCTGTGGACACTGTAGATTGAAGTTCTTGGAAGGCGAATCTGTACACCTTCATCATGTAGATGGAAACCACGACAATTGGTCGGAAAAGAACCTTCTAGCAGTTCATCAGAGCTGCCATCAACAGATACATTGGAGCAAGCCGAAAGGCCGGTCATAG
- a CDS encoding NB-ARC domain-containing protein gives MKNSVRASELGLKLVDRARRLKKWNKTAEAWCSSALTSRATLNRFWARQPIRCDTFIAICDAVGVDWEKVVESDNIKPDQINNGKSPNLAQIKRVDWGQAPKLRDFYGRTEELNTLQQWILQENCRLVTLLGMGGIGKTSVAVTLAHLLEDKFEFVIWRTLRNAPPLEELLADLIQFLSRQQETTLPSSVDGKILRLIRYLQERRCLLVLDNVESILQSGDRTGSYREGYAEYGELLRSIGETAHHSCLLLTSREPPQELTILEGAALPIRCFPLKGLSDTDGQEILKEKGNFAGDDTQWLTVIEHYAGNPLALKMVACLVRDFFYGNISQFLNFLKQGSFIFDDIRDLLDRQFQRLSATQQELMYWLAINREPVFFKELEQDVVCHRCAPDILQSLGSLQRRSLIEKTSAGFTQQPVVMEYMVNRLLEQIPEEITSKNFDIFRTHALVKATVPEYIRDSQVSLIIEPIIERLLASFGCTKQLSNQLREIISMLRSPTSIEKKIPQETAYICGNIINILRQLQVDLSSYDFSNLTVWQANLQGIKLHNVNFANADLTSSVFTETLGNILSAAFSPDGKLLATCDTDWKVRLWQVPTGKLVLICEGHTNVVRDLAFSHDGKILASCSADHTVKFWDVSDGKCLKTCSGHSNEVCSVAFSPDGKTLVSSSGDHTLKLWDIKTGECLNTCTGHSSWVRSVAFSPDGKTIASSSDDQTVRFWDSSTGECLNTGTGHRDWVGSVAFTSDGKTLASGSGDHTVKFWEVSTGRCLRTYTGHSSGVYSVAFSPDRKTLASGGGDHIVRLWDTSTNECLKTLHGHSNQVFSVAFSPYGKTLVCVSLDQKVKLWDCQTGQCLKTWYGHTDWAMPIAFSSDGHTLASGSNDYTVRVWDYGTGSCIRTLPGHTDFVYSVAFSSDRKTLASGSTDNTIRLWDVSTGRCMRTLHGHTDWVFSVAFSSDGKTLASGSADHTVKLWDVSTGHCIRTFQEHTDRVCSVAFSNEGKTLASGSADHTVRLWNCETGSCVGILRGHSNRVHSVAFSPNGQLLASGSRDDTVKLWDIGQSKCCKTLTGHTNWVLSVAFSPDGKTLSSGSADQTVRLWNVSTGECRDICAGHSHLVYSVAFSVDGQIMASGSQDQTVRLKDVETGECLKILRTPRLYEGMNITGVRGLTEAQKATLKTLGAIG, from the coding sequence ATGAAGAATTCAGTGCGAGCTTCTGAACTAGGACTCAAATTGGTTGACCGGGCTAGACGCCTGAAAAAATGGAACAAAACCGCAGAAGCTTGGTGTAGCAGTGCCTTAACCTCTAGGGCAACCTTAAACCGATTTTGGGCCAGACAACCGATTCGCTGTGACACCTTTATCGCTATTTGTGATGCTGTAGGGGTTGATTGGGAAAAGGTTGTTGAGTCAGATAACATTAAGCCAGATCAAATCAATAACGGCAAGAGTCCCAATCTGGCTCAAATTAAACGTGTCGATTGGGGACAAGCACCAAAGCTAAGAGATTTCTACGGTCGTACTGAGGAACTCAACACCCTACAGCAATGGATTCTTCAGGAAAACTGCCGCCTGGTCACACTTCTAGGGATGGGGGGAATTGGTAAAACCTCTGTGGCTGTGACCTTAGCCCATCTTCTGGAAGATAAATTTGAGTTTGTGATTTGGCGCACTCTACGCAATGCGCCTCCCCTAGAAGAACTCCTGGCAGACCTGATTCAATTTCTGTCTCGACAGCAGGAAACCACTTTACCCTCCTCTGTGGATGGCAAAATTCTGCGATTGATTCGGTATTTACAAGAGCGGCGTTGCTTGCTAGTTCTAGATAATGTTGAGTCGATTCTGCAAAGTGGCGATCGCACCGGTAGTTATCGAGAAGGATATGCTGAATACGGTGAGCTGCTCAGAAGTATTGGTGAAACCGCCCACCACAGCTGTCTATTACTGACTTCTCGGGAGCCACCCCAGGAATTGACTATCCTGGAGGGGGCAGCCTTACCCATTCGCTGCTTCCCACTCAAAGGGTTATCAGACACCGATGGACAGGAAATCCTGAAGGAAAAAGGAAATTTTGCTGGGGATGACACCCAGTGGCTGACAGTAATTGAGCACTATGCTGGCAATCCTTTAGCTTTAAAAATGGTGGCTTGTCTGGTCAGAGACTTTTTTTATGGCAATATTTCTCAGTTCCTGAATTTTTTAAAGCAAGGCTCATTCATTTTTGATGATATTCGGGATTTGCTAGATCGGCAGTTTCAGCGCCTGAGTGCTACACAACAAGAGCTGATGTACTGGCTAGCTATTAATCGCGAACCTGTTTTTTTTAAGGAGTTAGAACAGGACGTTGTCTGCCACCGATGCGCTCCTGACATTTTACAGTCTCTAGGGTCTCTACAACGGCGCTCATTGATTGAGAAAACCTCGGCTGGGTTTACCCAACAACCTGTAGTGATGGAATACATGGTTAATCGATTACTTGAGCAGATTCCTGAAGAAATTACTAGTAAAAATTTTGATATATTTCGCACTCACGCCTTAGTCAAAGCCACTGTCCCTGAGTATATTCGGGATAGTCAAGTATCTCTGATTATCGAACCGATTATTGAAAGATTACTCGCAAGTTTTGGTTGCACAAAACAGCTCAGCAATCAGTTGCGGGAAATTATTTCAATGCTGCGCTCCCCAACTTCGATAGAAAAAAAAATACCCCAAGAAACAGCATATATCTGCGGCAATATAATTAATATACTGCGCCAATTACAGGTGGATTTAAGCAGCTATGACTTTTCTAATCTAACAGTGTGGCAAGCTAACCTACAGGGGATTAAATTACACAATGTCAATTTCGCTAATGCTGACTTGACCAGCTCAGTATTTACGGAAACCTTAGGAAATATTTTATCAGCAGCATTCAGCCCAGATGGTAAACTATTAGCAACCTGTGATACAGATTGGAAGGTTCGCCTCTGGCAAGTACCAACCGGCAAACTAGTTTTGATCTGTGAAGGTCACACCAATGTAGTACGTGACCTTGCTTTCAGCCATGATGGTAAAATCTTAGCCAGTTGCAGTGCCGATCACACCGTTAAGTTTTGGGATGTCAGTGATGGTAAGTGCTTAAAAACTTGTAGTGGACATAGTAATGAGGTATGTTCAGTCGCTTTTAGTCCAGATGGTAAGACCCTAGTCAGTAGCAGTGGCGACCACACCTTGAAACTCTGGGATATCAAAACTGGAGAATGTCTCAACACTTGCACCGGACATAGCAGTTGGGTTAGATCCGTTGCCTTTAGTCCAGATGGTAAGACTATAGCTAGTAGCAGTGACGACCAGACGGTGAGATTCTGGGATAGTAGCACTGGTGAATGCCTGAATACTGGCACTGGACATAGGGATTGGGTGGGGTCAGTGGCATTCACCAGTGACGGGAAAACCTTAGCCAGTGGCAGTGGCGACCACACGGTGAAGTTTTGGGAGGTAAGCACAGGTCGGTGCTTAAGAACTTACACTGGACATAGTAGTGGTGTCTACTCCGTGGCCTTTAGTCCAGATCGGAAAACCCTGGCTAGTGGCGGTGGCGACCACATCGTTAGGCTGTGGGATACTAGCACCAATGAATGTTTGAAAACCTTGCATGGACACAGCAATCAGGTATTTTCAGTGGCCTTTAGTCCTTATGGAAAAACCCTGGTTTGTGTGAGTTTAGACCAAAAGGTGAAGCTGTGGGATTGTCAAACCGGTCAATGCTTGAAAACTTGGTATGGACATACGGATTGGGCAATGCCCATCGCGTTTAGTAGTGACGGTCACACCCTGGCTAGTGGCAGTAACGACTACACGGTGAGAGTATGGGATTATGGTACTGGTAGCTGCATCAGAACCTTGCCCGGACATACTGACTTTGTGTATTCAGTGGCATTCAGTAGTGACAGGAAAACCTTAGCCAGTGGCAGTACAGACAATACGATCAGGCTGTGGGATGTCAGCACAGGTCGCTGCATGAGAACACTGCATGGCCATACTGATTGGGTATTTTCAGTAGCATTCAGTAGTGACGGGAAAACCTTAGCCAGTGGCAGTGCCGACCACACGGTCAAGCTGTGGGATGTCAGCACAGGTCACTGCATCAGAACGTTTCAAGAACATACTGATAGAGTGTGTTCAGTGGCATTCAGTAATGAGGGGAAAACCTTAGCCAGTGGCAGTGCCGACCACACGGTGAGGCTATGGAATTGTGAGACCGGAAGCTGTGTAGGAATTTTGCGCGGACATAGTAATCGAGTCCACTCCGTGGCCTTTAGTCCCAATGGTCAGCTCTTGGCTAGTGGCAGTAGAGACGACACGGTGAAGCTGTGGGATATCGGTCAGAGTAAGTGCTGCAAAACCTTGACGGGACATACCAATTGGGTATTGTCAGTTGCCTTTAGTCCCGATGGGAAAACCCTAAGCAGTGGCAGTGCTGACCAAACGGTGAGACTTTGGAATGTTTCCACAGGGGAGTGCCGTGACATTTGCGCCGGACATAGCCATCTGGTCTATTCAGTTGCCTTCAGTGTAGATGGTCAAATTATGGCCAGTGGGTCTCAAGACCAAACCGTCAGACTAAAGGATGTAGAAACGGGGGAGTGTTTGAAAATCCTGAGAACTCCTAGACTCTATGAAGGCATGAATATTACTGGAGTTAGAGGGTTAACTGAGGCACAGAAAGCAACTCTGAAAACTTTGGGGGCGATCGGATGA
- the ltrA gene encoding group II intron reverse transcriptase/maturase produces MSKTRGFAPQSEWNKVNWRKLEQILFKLQKRIYQASQRGNVRVVRKLQRLLIKSWTAKMIAVRRVTQENKGKKTAGIDGVKALTGKKRLALVASLEVYRKAQPTRRVWIPKPGREEKRPLGIPTMYDRALQALAKMALEPEWEAKFEPNTYGFRPGRSCHDAIGAIFTAICKKPKWVLDADIAKCFDKINHDALLKKLNTYPSMRRLIKSWLKAGVMDNGTFSSTDEGTPQGGVISPLLANIALHGMESAIWNFANSVWKKKGHYKRGLTLIRYADDFVILHQDHKVVEECLEVINKWLQDMGLELKPSKTKITHTFEGFNFLGFNIRQYEVGKHHSKQGFKTIIKPSKESIQKHYGQLSNVINRYKAAPQEALIRQLKPIIRGWFLYYKTVCSKETFSKLGNLLWNKLQRWGYRRHPKKSKTWVNKKYWGTVGKDNWTFKKGESYLPKHANTKIVRHKKVQDTRSPYDGDLIYWSTRMQKHPEMTSSIGKLLKRQEGKCAHCGLTFRDGDLTEKHHIKPRALGGKDNDENLELLHLHCHDAKHGKKINLSELDDNPF; encoded by the coding sequence ATGTCCAAAACTCGGGGGTTCGCCCCACAGTCGGAATGGAACAAGGTTAACTGGCGAAAGCTAGAACAAATCTTGTTTAAGTTGCAAAAACGAATATATCAAGCCTCACAACGTGGTAACGTCCGCGTGGTAAGAAAGCTACAAAGACTCCTGATCAAGTCCTGGACTGCCAAAATGATTGCGGTTCGCCGGGTCACCCAGGAAAACAAAGGCAAAAAGACTGCCGGAATAGACGGGGTCAAAGCCCTGACAGGGAAAAAACGCCTCGCCTTAGTAGCCAGCCTTGAGGTCTATCGAAAAGCCCAACCCACACGCAGAGTGTGGATACCAAAGCCAGGTAGGGAGGAAAAAAGACCACTGGGAATCCCAACGATGTACGACCGTGCATTACAGGCACTTGCCAAAATGGCCTTAGAACCAGAATGGGAAGCAAAATTTGAACCAAATACATATGGGTTCAGACCAGGACGCTCATGTCATGACGCCATCGGAGCAATATTTACAGCCATCTGTAAAAAACCTAAATGGGTTTTAGATGCTGATATAGCCAAATGTTTCGACAAAATCAATCATGATGCACTTCTAAAAAAACTAAATACTTATCCATCCATGAGACGTTTAATTAAGTCCTGGCTAAAAGCCGGTGTGATGGATAACGGAACATTCTCATCTACAGATGAGGGCACTCCCCAGGGTGGAGTCATCTCTCCATTACTGGCAAATATTGCTCTCCACGGCATGGAATCGGCCATATGGAACTTCGCTAATTCCGTATGGAAGAAGAAAGGACATTACAAAAGAGGATTGACATTAATCAGATATGCCGATGACTTTGTAATCCTACACCAAGACCATAAAGTGGTAGAAGAATGTCTTGAAGTAATCAACAAGTGGCTGCAAGACATGGGTCTGGAATTAAAACCAAGTAAAACTAAGATTACCCACACTTTTGAAGGATTCAACTTTCTTGGATTCAATATACGTCAATATGAAGTAGGTAAACACCATTCGAAACAAGGTTTTAAAACCATTATCAAACCATCCAAGGAAAGTATCCAAAAACATTATGGGCAGCTTTCAAATGTCATAAATCGATATAAAGCTGCCCCACAGGAAGCGTTAATACGCCAACTTAAACCCATTATACGCGGATGGTTTCTTTACTACAAAACAGTCTGTAGTAAAGAAACCTTCAGCAAATTAGGGAATCTGTTATGGAATAAACTCCAAAGATGGGGATACAGGAGACATCCGAAGAAATCAAAAACTTGGGTGAACAAGAAATATTGGGGAACCGTTGGAAAGGATAACTGGACGTTCAAAAAAGGAGAAAGCTATCTCCCAAAACATGCCAATACAAAAATAGTAAGGCACAAAAAAGTACAGGACACCAGAAGCCCCTACGATGGAGACTTAATCTATTGGAGCACCAGAATGCAGAAACATCCTGAGATGACCAGCTCAATTGGGAAACTTTTGAAACGGCAAGAAGGGAAATGTGCTCATTGTGGTCTCACCTTCAGGGATGGAGATTTAACGGAAAAGCATCACATAAAACCACGGGCACTAGGTGGAAAGGACAATGATGAAAATCTTGAACTACTACATCTTCACTGCCACGATGCCAAACATGGAAAAAAAATTAACTTATCCGAGTTAGATGACAATCCATTCTAG
- a CDS encoding DUF1822 family protein translates to MSHTIIPALLNQVINMSRVGILPARKSIETGKMPVPRQDAHSTARCPFHLTLKIIPLLSNAIIPAGQTHQAVPVFRRGSGRQGDSGYTSPNFPFPISPSPFPKDSFRLDSFRLDPSPTQRSKPSQKVVQLKRWLEDCFDPGWENVETILEQYPERDFSFRSDSFHQAMQRGLGGFPHERLHQEASTKFHTTAGVKRGKLLGTEIGWGDQQVALLVELHPTESPKMNVSIELYPGGGRDLLPKGLQIMVLDEEEIVVIQVQARETENLKLQVSGEAGEYFTIKLVWNDISITENFLI, encoded by the coding sequence ATGTCACACACCATTATTCCAGCGTTGCTGAATCAAGTAATCAATATGAGTAGAGTGGGCATCCTGCCCGCGCGGAAATCTATTGAAACTGGCAAGATGCCAGTTCCACGGCAAGATGCCCATTCCACGGCAAGATGCCCATTCCACCTCACTCTTAAAATCATTCCATTATTAAGCAACGCCATTATTCCAGCAGGACAAACCCACCAAGCAGTTCCCGTTTTTCGCAGAGGTTCCGGAAGGCAAGGGGATTCAGGGTATACTTCCCCCAATTTCCCATTCCCCATTTCCCCTTCTCCCTTCCCTAAGGATAGTTTTAGATTAGACAGTTTTAGATTAGACCCCAGCCCAACACAGCGATCAAAACCCAGTCAAAAGGTGGTACAACTAAAACGGTGGTTAGAGGATTGTTTTGATCCGGGTTGGGAAAACGTGGAGACTATCTTAGAGCAATACCCAGAGCGAGATTTCAGTTTTAGAAGTGACTCCTTTCACCAAGCGATGCAGCGCGGTCTTGGGGGTTTCCCCCATGAGCGACTGCATCAAGAAGCTAGTACCAAATTCCATACCACAGCAGGAGTGAAAAGAGGTAAGCTACTCGGTACTGAGATCGGCTGGGGTGATCAGCAAGTAGCTTTATTAGTGGAGCTACATCCGACAGAATCACCCAAAATGAATGTATCCATTGAGCTGTATCCCGGTGGTGGTCGAGACCTTCTCCCCAAAGGTTTACAAATTATGGTGCTAGATGAAGAGGAAATTGTCGTGATTCAAGTCCAAGCCAGAGAGACGGAAAATCTTAAGTTGCAAGTGAGTGGCGAAGCAGGAGAATATTTTACCATTAAGTTAGTTTGGAATGATATCAGTATTACAGAAAATTTCTTAATCTGA
- a CDS encoding transposase produces MTNQRADYDNPWKEAISLYFQPFMAFLFPELEENIDWDKGYEFLDKEFQQIARDGEISTREADKLVKVWRTDGQETWVLIHVEVQSQYESVFAERIYVYNYRIFDKYRRQVVSLAVLADESKSWRPNQYSYTIWGCEVLLRFPIVKLLDYSSQVLEESNNPFAVIIAAHRANQQTKQDVEQRYQIKLRVAKRLYQRGYGRQDILELFRLIDWLISLPDSWQTGFTEEIRRYEQESSMPYVTSFERLARQEGIEIGLLEKGREWLLEVLRIRFEDVPSELVETINQIKEDSMLTMLHRQAITIASVEEFMVVVNQQLASGEQSS; encoded by the coding sequence ATGACTAATCAACGTGCAGACTACGATAATCCATGGAAAGAGGCAATTTCCTTATATTTCCAACCCTTTATGGCATTTTTATTTCCCGAACTTGAGGAAAACATTGACTGGGACAAAGGCTATGAGTTTCTGGACAAGGAATTCCAACAGATAGCTCGGGATGGGGAAATTAGCACTAGGGAGGCAGACAAATTAGTTAAGGTTTGGCGCACCGATGGCCAGGAAACCTGGGTATTAATTCATGTTGAAGTCCAAAGTCAATACGAATCCGTGTTTGCTGAGAGGATTTATGTATACAATTACCGCATTTTTGACAAATATCGGCGTCAAGTAGTCAGTTTAGCTGTTCTAGCTGATGAAAGCAAATCCTGGCGACCGAATCAATACAGTTACACGATTTGGGGGTGTGAGGTTTTGTTGCGCTTCCCGATTGTGAAACTGCTCGATTATTCGTCCCAGGTGTTGGAGGAAAGTAACAATCCGTTTGCTGTAATTATTGCAGCTCATCGGGCGAATCAGCAAACTAAACAAGATGTTGAGCAACGATATCAGATTAAATTACGAGTGGCTAAACGTTTGTATCAACGGGGCTATGGCAGGCAAGATATCCTAGAGTTATTCCGGTTAATTGATTGGCTAATTAGTTTACCCGATAGCTGGCAAACCGGCTTTACAGAAGAAATTAGACGTTACGAACAGGAGAGTAGTATGCCTTACGTTACTAGTTTTGAACGCCTTGCTCGTCAAGAGGGGATTGAAATCGGCCTTTTGGAAAAGGGTCGAGAATGGCTGCTTGAAGTACTTCGGATTCGTTTTGAAGATGTGCCTAGTGAGTTGGTGGAAACAATCAACCAAATTAAGGAGGACTCGATGTTGACAATGTTGCACAGACAGGCAATTACCATTGCTTCTGTAGAGGAGTTTATGGTTGTGGTTAATCAGCAGCTAGCTTCTGGTGAGCAAAGTTCTTAG